The window AaactcgggtgtgttgcgtcataaacatcaaatgtttaggtcactgtttcaagttaaatacagtttaatactcaatctttaaacacatcttgagatcccttagttcgcatttgcgctccttcaagtgttttgaacgcaagaacgtaatgcatgtttgtgttgtgtgtccgctgaagggttgttaatgttttgttcactgtattaaactgtgtgttgctcacacagctgaagtttcacttactgccctctggagtaaacaggtggtactacaagcttgaatttctcaggaatttctgatgattaattgcattaatttttttaacacataattttttgtaaaattaatcgcacatattttaacgcgttaaatcgacagccctagtatttatttaacctttatgcagttatttttttgttttaacagaTTTAGACCTGTAGACAGGTGTAATTCAGCCATTAACAATGATTATTTTACTGgtgatgtaaaaagaaaaaagtataatGTTGCAGACATTAACTGATATTTTGTGACGCCACTCTTTACTGTTTTAGCCTAATCATGGACACAGATGGAATGGTTATCGAAGTTATTGGGCTTCCAGACATCGACCCAAAAAGCATGATTGACAGATTAACCGTGCACTTTCTGAGGCGCAGTAACAAGGGTGGAGATGTTTTAACAGTGATTTATCCAACCTCTACCAAAGACCAGGCGTATGTAGTCTTTGAATCAGCAGAAGGTATGAAAACTTTGcttaatatattcaaaatatttttcctCTTGTTTCCTCAAGTGTTTTTTCAAACTTTTCGAGCAATATCTGAATCCATGAGTAAAACCCCTTGTTTTTCTTTCAATATTTTAGTACCTGGAGTTTTGGAACACCGTCATCTTTTGGAAGTGGAAGGTCAGTTTTACCCACTGGATGTTAAAAGGGTACATCGGCCTCAGGTAATGCTGTTTATTGGTGATCCTTACTTACACATAATCAATTTACTGCAAATTAAATACAGTTACCAgtgttttgacattttaatttttgcatttgaatattttgttctaaatgataaATGTCCAACTTAGAAGCATGACAAAGATATTTCCTTAACATGATTGTGCATATGTTCATGTTTCCATTTTCTTAGCTGGACATGCCAGTTGAAGCATCCCTCAATGTGAATATGTTCTCCAGACAGAGAGAAATCCAATATCTTCTTGAAAGCAATGGCTTTAAGGTGTCAGAGCCCAGATCAGGTGAGCTGCATTTGGAGGGCTCCTTTTTCAGACTTAAACTCATCCATTCAAAACTCATGCAGCTTCTGGATCAAGAAAGCCATCTTAAGAGAAAAACACCTCTGCCTTACACTAATAGCTACTCAAATGGCTCTGTCTCCAAATATCACCCCAATGAATATGAATTCATACATAAATCCAAATTGagacacaatcatgccaatggcAACTCAATGTATGCTGGGGCCAGTAGCCCATCTACAGCAAGAACCTCAAGATCCCCAGAGTCTCCAAACAGTCTGCCACTGTTGCAGCCTGCCTCTCCACTGGCTGGAAGCTCAAGCTCAGGAGGCTCCTTTAGCAGTCCCTCCAGGTACAATGATGAATCCAACGTAATCTGGAAGAGCCCTTCTCCCAGGCAAACTGAGTTTTCTTTCTCTGTGGAACCAGATGTGTTTAGATACACAGTGTACTTTGAAAAAgatgttattaaaaaaattgaaTCCGATCACAGCACTCATATTAAGCATGATGATAATTCAGAGGTTTTTATTGTCAGAGTCTTGGGAGGGGACTGTAAGGAAGCAGGTAAGAAACTGTCTTACTTCATGCAGGACATCACCTCATCTCTACGAACACAAGAAATAGAGCTGAATAAATTTGGTATTAGTCAGAAGAGACTAATTGTTCGTGAAATGCACAAGCTCAAAGACATCTACAAAGTTTTGATTTGGCTGGAACAGGATGTTATTAAAGTGGTGGGATCATCAAAAGACAGCTATGAAGTGAAGCAAAAGCTTCTTGGATGTGTGGTTGACAGTCCTGTGCCTAGCCAGTTGGCGAGGAACTCACAATTGCGACGCAGCAACTCTTTACCAAGGCAGCAAACAAGGACTAAAACTGTGAATGTTAGCTCAAGACGAAGTCCTGACACTGTGCTTCAGGATGCTACTAGTAGTTCCTCCGCCTCACAGTCTCAGTCTGGGCGAGACTTACAACAGGATAGAGGTCGTCAGTTGTCTAAACCCACTGCTCAACATGGCAGGCCACGTAGCGCTTCTGAGTTCCGAAATAAAAATCAAAACAGAGTAGACAGACCGCTGCCAACCAATGGTAAGAAGGATTTTACACCCCCTAGTGGAGTCAAGACATCTAAACAAAGCCCAGCACCTAAAATTGTTCCTCCTTTGCAGATCCCTGTTGTTGACATAAAATCAAAACTTCGCAAAAATCAAAAGTCACAAATTTCCCACGT of the Xyrauchen texanus isolate HMW12.3.18 chromosome 10, RBS_HiC_50CHRs, whole genome shotgun sequence genome contains:
- the LOC127651017 gene encoding uncharacterized protein LOC127651017; this translates as MDTDGMVIEVIGLPDIDPKSMIDRLTVHFLRRSNKGGDVLTVIYPTSTKDQAYVVFESAEVPGVLEHRHLLEVEGQFYPLDVKRVHRPQLDMPVEASLNVNMFSRQREIQYLLESNGFKVSEPRSGELHLEGSFFRLKLIHSKLMQLLDQESHLKRKTPLPYTNSYSNGSVSKYHPNEYEFIHKSKLRHNHANGNSMYAGASSPSTARTSRSPESPNSLPLLQPASPLAGSSSSGGSFSSPSRYNDESNVIWKSPSPRQTEFSFSVEPDVFRYTVYFEKDVIKKIESDHSTHIKHDDNSEVFIVRVLGGDCKEAGKKLSYFMQDITSSLRTQEIELNKFGISQKRLIVREMHKLKDIYKVLIWLEQDVIKVVGSSKDSYEVKQKLLGCVVDSPVPSQLARNSQLRRSNSLPRQQTRTKTVNVSSRRSPDTVLQDATSSSSASQSQSGRDLQQDRGRQLSKPTAQHGRPRSASEFRNKNQNRVDRPLPTNGKKDFTPPSGVKTSKQSPAPKIVPPLQIPVVDIKSKLRKNQKSQISHV